A portion of the Luxibacter massiliensis genome contains these proteins:
- a CDS encoding GerMN domain-containing protein, with the protein MNRKAAVMPIVCLCIFLLAACQKRTEVRDGDSFIYCLNSDRTGLVKVAFESKEEDTLKQVDQILEELKRPAEEIEYTTPLPKEVEMNGRKMEGEVLYLDFNGKYMDMPPVEEKLVRAAVVQSLVGIEGVSAVWVTVDGEDLKDSSGKTLGFQNEDDFVQNTGSSLSSYQTDTLTLYFANQAGDALVEQTMDVKYSSNMSKEKLIVEKLMKGPKKSGAYPTINSSVSLLSVTIKDGICYVNFDAGFLEGGVDVKPEITIYSIVNSIVEGTRANKVQITINGETNFYYMETVDLSQPLQWDMGLLEKTEDQ; encoded by the coding sequence ATGAATAGAAAAGCGGCAGTGATGCCCATAGTGTGTCTCTGCATTTTCCTGTTGGCCGCCTGCCAGAAAAGGACAGAAGTAAGGGACGGAGATTCCTTTATATATTGTCTTAATTCTGACAGGACAGGGTTGGTTAAGGTTGCCTTTGAAAGTAAGGAGGAGGATACACTCAAACAGGTGGATCAGATACTAGAGGAACTGAAAAGGCCGGCGGAAGAAATTGAATATACAACACCCCTCCCAAAAGAGGTAGAGATGAATGGGCGCAAGATGGAGGGGGAGGTATTATATCTTGATTTTAATGGGAAATATATGGATATGCCCCCTGTGGAGGAAAAGCTGGTCAGGGCCGCAGTTGTCCAGTCACTTGTCGGGATAGAAGGAGTCAGTGCTGTATGGGTCACTGTGGACGGCGAGGACCTAAAGGATAGTTCAGGCAAAACGCTGGGGTTCCAAAATGAGGATGATTTTGTACAGAATACGGGATCATCCCTGAGTTCGTATCAGACAGACACACTGACGTTGTATTTTGCCAACCAGGCGGGGGATGCCCTTGTGGAACAGACGATGGATGTCAAATACAGCAGCAATATGTCCAAAGAAAAATTAATCGTGGAAAAATTGATGAAGGGGCCCAAGAAAAGCGGCGCATACCCCACAATCAACTCTAGCGTGAGCCTCCTTAGCGTGACCATTAAAGATGGTATCTGCTATGTGAATTTTGATGCCGGATTTCTGGAAGGCGGTGTGGATGTAAAGCCCGAGATTACAATTTATTCCATTGTGAATTCTATTGTGGAAGGGACACGGGCAAACAAGGTGCAGATCACAATCAATGGAGAGACAAATTTTTATTACATGGAAACAGTAGATCTATCTCAGCCCCTGCAGTGGGATATGGGACTTTTAGAGAAGACGGAGGATCAATGA
- the argB gene encoding acetylglutamate kinase, with protein MNKNMQQYLDKAQVLIEALPYIQRFNRKVIVVKYGGSAMVDEELKKQVIEDVTLLKLVGFKPIIVHGGGKEISRWVNKVGMEPQFINGLRVTDKETMEVAEMVLGKVNKSLVQLVEELGVRAIGISGKDGGLLKVDKKLSDGEDIGFVGEVREVNEDILYDLLEKDFLPIVCPVGLDDSFNTYNINADDAACAIARAVKAEKLAFLTDIEGVYKDPGDPATLISELRVEEAQRLMDEGYIGGGMLPKLQNCIDAIEHGVSRVHILDGRIPHCLLLEIFTNKGIGTAILNGGESRYYYGE; from the coding sequence ATGAACAAGAATATGCAGCAATATCTGGACAAGGCCCAGGTATTAATCGAAGCGCTTCCCTATATCCAGCGTTTTAACCGCAAAGTGATTGTGGTTAAATATGGGGGCAGTGCTATGGTAGATGAGGAACTTAAGAAGCAGGTTATTGAGGACGTCACACTGCTCAAGCTGGTTGGCTTTAAACCGATTATTGTGCACGGCGGAGGAAAGGAAATCAGCAGATGGGTGAATAAAGTTGGCATGGAACCCCAGTTTATAAATGGGTTGCGGGTGACTGACAAAGAGACAATGGAAGTGGCTGAGATGGTTCTTGGCAAAGTGAACAAGAGTCTGGTGCAGCTGGTGGAAGAGCTGGGAGTGCGGGCCATTGGAATCAGCGGCAAGGACGGAGGCCTGCTGAAAGTGGATAAAAAGCTGTCAGATGGGGAGGACATTGGTTTTGTTGGGGAGGTCAGGGAAGTCAATGAGGATATTCTGTATGACCTGCTGGAAAAGGATTTTCTTCCAATAGTATGCCCTGTAGGTTTGGATGACAGTTTTAATACATATAATATCAACGCAGATGATGCAGCCTGTGCGATTGCCCGGGCGGTAAAGGCAGAGAAACTTGCATTTTTGACTGATATTGAAGGCGTATATAAAGATCCCGGCGACCCGGCCACGCTGATTTCTGAGCTGCGGGTCGAGGAGGCGCAGAGGCTGATGGACGAAGGCTATATTGGGGGCGGCATGCTGCCTAAGCTGCAGAATTGTATCGACGCAATTGAGCATGGCGTATCGAGGGTGCATATTTTAGACGGTAGGATCCCCCACTGCCTGCTCCTGGAGATATTCACGAATAAAGGAATTGGGACAGCTATTTTAAATGGCGGAGAAAGTAGGTATTATTATGGTGAATAG
- a CDS encoding sensor histidine kinase, which yields MYIQSGELVIISRGDFHFKGNLRFFKSLRFCMILLILAVSVIPCIAAYSGIIKAYESRAVSLRTADIQNQCTILSNQLSSYNYLTDTSSEVINANLTQLTNIYNGRVMIVNRDLQVIKDTYNLDEGKTIVSADVIRCLQGKSTNYYDKKNRYIEVTSPIAAGDSKEIAGIMLASVSTDTIEDSLEILHTKGSTILCIVVVLMLGLSLVISSRIVKPLRRITESIADVSEGYDDEVLHVNTFTETKQLSDAFNKMLGRLKLLDDSREEFVSNVSHELKTPLTSMKVLADSLLAQENLPVELYQEFMEDITKEIDRENDIITDLLSLVKMDKTAKTLNIKSVNINELLELILKRLKPIAEEKNVEVVLETFRPVTAEIDEVKLTLAFSNLVENAIKYNVEEGWVHTSLNADHKYFYVKVADSGIGIPKEDQDHVFERFYRVDKSHSREIGGTGLGLAIARNAVIMHRGSIKVYSNEGEGTTFTVRIPLTYIV from the coding sequence ATGTACATACAAAGTGGGGAGTTGGTTATTATTTCCAGGGGTGATTTTCATTTTAAGGGAAACTTAAGATTTTTTAAAAGTCTGCGGTTCTGCATGATACTGCTTATTCTTGCAGTATCTGTCATACCATGTATTGCTGCCTACAGCGGCATCATCAAGGCCTACGAATCAAGGGCCGTGTCTTTGAGGACCGCAGATATACAGAATCAGTGTACAATTCTAAGCAATCAGTTAAGCAGTTATAATTATCTGACGGATACATCATCCGAGGTTATCAATGCAAATTTAACACAGCTGACAAATATATATAATGGACGGGTCATGATAGTGAATAGAGATCTTCAGGTTATCAAAGATACCTATAATCTGGATGAGGGCAAGACGATTGTCTCTGCGGATGTCATCCGCTGCCTTCAGGGGAAGTCAACAAACTATTACGACAAAAAGAACAGGTACATAGAAGTGACCTCCCCTATCGCAGCGGGAGATTCGAAAGAAATTGCGGGGATTATGCTGGCAAGCGTATCCACGGACACAATTGAGGACAGCCTGGAGATTCTGCACACGAAAGGCAGTACGATTTTATGTATTGTGGTCGTCCTCATGCTGGGATTAAGCCTGGTTATTTCCTCGCGCATTGTAAAACCCCTGCGCAGGATCACAGAGTCTATTGCAGATGTGTCGGAGGGGTATGATGACGAGGTTCTCCATGTCAATACATTCACAGAGACAAAACAGCTTTCAGATGCCTTCAATAAAATGCTGGGGAGGCTGAAACTTCTGGATGATTCCAGGGAGGAGTTTGTTTCCAATGTGTCCCATGAACTGAAGACCCCGCTTACTTCTATGAAAGTCCTGGCAGATTCCCTGCTTGCACAGGAGAATCTGCCGGTAGAATTGTATCAGGAATTTATGGAGGACATTACAAAGGAAATTGACCGGGAGAATGATATCATCACCGACCTTCTATCTCTGGTTAAAATGGACAAGACAGCCAAGACCCTCAATATAAAGTCCGTAAATATTAATGAGCTGCTGGAGCTGATATTGAAGCGCCTGAAACCCATAGCTGAAGAAAAGAATGTGGAGGTGGTCCTGGAAACGTTCCGCCCGGTTACTGCGGAGATTGACGAGGTGAAACTGACATTGGCCTTTTCCAACTTAGTTGAAAACGCTATAAAGTATAATGTTGAGGAGGGGTGGGTCCATACATCCTTGAACGCGGACCATAAGTATTTTTATGTGAAGGTGGCTGATTCGGGAATTGGGATTCCAAAGGAAGACCAGGATCATGTGTTTGAGCGGTTTTACCGGGTGGATAAGTCACATTCACGTGAGATTGGCGGAACAGGGTTAGGCCTTGCAATTGCCAGAAATGCGGTTATCATGCACAGAGGATCTATCAAAGTCTACAGCAATGAGGGAGAAGGCACCACCTTCACAGTGCGCATCCCACTGACCTATATTGTGTGA
- a CDS encoding GNAT family N-acetyltransferase: MIRIMTIEDYDGVYSLWMKIKGFGIRSVDDSREGIARFLKRNPTTSVVAVEDGQIVGSILCGHDGRRGCLYHVCVDEGFRRKGIGKAMVVKAMEALRQEGISKVSLIAFTKNDIGNAFWNTIGWTERLDLNYYDFVLNAENITAFNGQ; the protein is encoded by the coding sequence ATGATTCGTATAATGACGATTGAGGATTATGATGGGGTTTATAGTCTGTGGATGAAGATCAAAGGGTTTGGCATCCGCAGTGTGGATGATTCTAGGGAGGGAATTGCCCGGTTTTTAAAGCGGAACCCGACTACCAGTGTGGTGGCGGTAGAGGACGGCCAGATTGTGGGAAGTATTCTCTGTGGGCATGATGGACGCAGAGGGTGCTTGTATCATGTGTGTGTCGATGAGGGGTTCCGCAGGAAAGGCATTGGAAAGGCAATGGTTGTGAAGGCTATGGAGGCTTTGCGCCAGGAGGGCATCAGCAAGGTTTCTCTGATTGCATTTACAAAAAATGATATTGGCAATGCATTTTGGAATACCATTGGCTGGACCGAAAGACTGGATTTGAATTATTATGATTTTGTCCTGAATGCGGAAAATATCACTGCATTTAACGGACAGTAG
- a CDS encoding helix-hairpin-helix domain-containing protein: MEDRKIRKICCILCTAAAMLAAGCTREQADDLPELELEQAQADKAEDSDGVTGRVEQDNPADPSQEEPSGGMKETVFVYVCGAVNAPGVYELASDARVYEAVESAGGVKEGAAGEALNQAQLITDGERIYIPTREELEQGFVDGLVPEVTGTDNTGKININTAAKEELKTLPGIGDAKADSIIAYREAAGAFQTVEELMQVEGIKEGVFNKIKDKITAGK; encoded by the coding sequence ATGGAGGACAGAAAGATAAGGAAAATCTGTTGTATCCTTTGTACTGCAGCAGCCATGCTGGCAGCGGGATGTACAAGGGAGCAGGCAGATGATTTGCCAGAGCTGGAACTGGAACAGGCACAGGCTGATAAGGCAGAGGACTCGGATGGAGTAACCGGCAGGGTTGAACAAGATAATCCTGCAGATCCTTCCCAGGAGGAACCTTCTGGGGGGATGAAAGAGACGGTCTTTGTATATGTGTGCGGTGCAGTGAACGCTCCGGGAGTATATGAATTAGCCAGTGATGCCCGGGTATATGAAGCGGTTGAATCAGCTGGCGGCGTAAAAGAAGGCGCTGCCGGGGAAGCCTTGAATCAGGCGCAGTTGATTACGGATGGGGAGCGCATCTATATCCCTACAAGGGAAGAGCTGGAGCAAGGGTTTGTAGACGGCCTGGTGCCGGAGGTAACAGGGACGGACAATACGGGAAAGATAAATATTAATACGGCTGCCAAAGAAGAACTCAAGACCTTGCCCGGTATCGGTGATGCAAAGGCCGACAGCATCATCGCCTACCGGGAAGCAGCAGGGGCGTTTCAGACAGTTGAAGAGCTGATGCAGGTTGAGGGAATCAAAGAGGGAGTATTTAATAAAATTAAAGATAAAATTACTGCAGGGAAATAG
- a CDS encoding DNA internalization-related competence protein ComEC/Rec2, which yields MIKRPLCMAAVLLVCVQAAGVCFIKPPKSQKPSALEQTVQAGAEVTVTGTVSRKEEKPEYCTLYLQDNHVRSLNKSFHESSILVYIETKNQPLIGNKIQVTGQADVFEEARNPGNFDQKSYYQKQGMYVFVWADAMEVVDTRVWHIREWLAALRKSWKSMLVRELGEYYGNTMSAILLGDKGGLDKGLKNLFQKSGIGHILAISGLHMSFLGTGFYKVLRRAGLSFWTAGTAGILFLLAYTAMIGSGVSSLRALVMFIVRMGADISGRDYDLPTSLALAAAAITLWRPLYLLDAGFLLSFGALLGIGAVSPYVEFCIGADVQVKENKPPIGCGGRYTGKIAASLVKAMCPSLAVNLTLLPVLLYFYYEFPPYSILLNLLVIPLMSVLLGAGVVGSVLGIFWGEAGRGVFWICAFVLKIYEKTCQACMHMPGSRIVAGRPQAGGIIVYYSILFVLCTVVYLIKGYKRKGTRTLKLFQRKKERFLLGGISITVLMLALFTACGQKTRAGELTVTMLDVGQGDGLYLKGPKGRNYLIDGGSSDVSGVGQYRLIPYLKSIGVSSLDYIFVSHGDMDHISGIVELLESQDEEICVRNLVLPPGRVHDESLQKLARTASDNHTRIATMEPGDIIQEGGLELKCLAPVTAYKEEPGNGASMVLEARMGEFEMLFTGDIEGEGERLLEQSGALKEYDILKAAHHGSKNSGAGEFLALTRPKAVWISSGTGNRYGHPHKEALERFGIYTDFVYNTQDTGALTLVTDGKKLRQEAFLK from the coding sequence ATGATCAAACGGCCCCTTTGTATGGCGGCTGTCCTCCTGGTCTGTGTGCAGGCGGCTGGAGTCTGCTTTATCAAGCCGCCGAAATCACAGAAACCATCTGCCCTGGAGCAAACCGTACAGGCAGGGGCAGAGGTGACTGTCACAGGGACAGTCTCACGCAAGGAGGAGAAGCCGGAGTATTGTACATTATATCTACAGGACAATCATGTCCGCTCTTTAAATAAATCATTTCATGAATCTTCAATTCTGGTTTACATCGAGACTAAAAACCAGCCTTTAATTGGAAATAAAATACAGGTAACAGGCCAGGCCGACGTTTTTGAGGAGGCCAGGAACCCAGGGAATTTTGACCAGAAATCCTACTATCAAAAACAGGGAATGTATGTTTTTGTCTGGGCAGATGCGATGGAAGTAGTGGATACTCGGGTTTGGCATATCCGGGAATGGCTGGCTGCCCTGCGAAAAAGCTGGAAGAGTATGCTGGTTCGGGAATTGGGGGAGTATTACGGCAACACTATGAGCGCTATCCTTCTGGGAGACAAAGGTGGGCTGGACAAAGGACTAAAAAATCTTTTTCAGAAAAGCGGGATTGGACACATTTTGGCCATCTCAGGATTACATATGTCTTTTCTGGGGACTGGATTTTATAAAGTTTTGCGGAGGGCGGGACTGTCCTTTTGGACGGCGGGGACAGCGGGGATACTCTTTCTTCTGGCTTATACGGCCATGATAGGCAGCGGAGTATCCAGCCTGCGTGCACTTGTCATGTTTATTGTACGGATGGGGGCGGATATCAGCGGGCGGGATTATGACCTGCCTACCAGCCTGGCCCTGGCGGCCGCGGCCATCACTCTTTGGAGGCCCTTGTATCTGCTGGATGCCGGTTTCCTTTTGTCCTTTGGCGCACTGCTGGGGATAGGGGCAGTCTCCCCTTATGTGGAATTTTGTATCGGTGCGGATGTGCAAGTTAAGGAAAACAAACCCCCGATTGGATGCGGAGGCAGATATACAGGGAAGATTGCTGCAAGTCTGGTGAAAGCTATGTGCCCGAGCCTGGCTGTCAATTTAACGTTGTTGCCTGTATTACTGTATTTTTATTACGAGTTTCCACCCTACTCTATTTTACTGAACCTGCTTGTCATCCCCCTCATGTCTGTTTTACTGGGCGCGGGGGTTGTTGGGTCTGTGTTGGGAATCTTTTGGGGAGAGGCAGGGAGAGGAGTTTTTTGGATATGTGCCTTTGTCCTGAAAATATATGAGAAAACATGCCAGGCATGCATGCATATGCCAGGGAGCAGGATTGTGGCAGGGCGGCCCCAAGCAGGCGGGATAATTGTGTATTATAGTATTTTATTTGTATTGTGTACTGTGGTGTACCTTATTAAAGGCTATAAAAGAAAAGGAACCCGTACTTTAAAATTGTTTCAAAGAAAAAAAGAACGGTTTCTGCTGGGAGGCATCAGTATTACAGTGCTTATGCTGGCGCTGTTTACTGCCTGCGGCCAGAAAACCAGGGCAGGAGAGCTTACAGTCACAATGCTGGATGTGGGGCAGGGGGATGGACTGTATCTTAAGGGGCCAAAGGGCAGAAATTATCTGATAGACGGGGGCAGCAGCGATGTGTCTGGAGTAGGGCAGTACAGGCTGATTCCTTATCTAAAATCCATAGGGGTCAGTTCCCTGGATTATATATTTGTGTCTCACGGAGATATGGACCATATAAGCGGCATAGTAGAGTTGTTGGAGTCCCAGGACGAGGAGATTTGTGTAAGGAACCTGGTTCTGCCTCCTGGCAGGGTACACGATGAAAGTCTGCAGAAATTAGCCAGGACAGCGTCGGATAACCATACGAGAATTGCCACAATGGAGCCAGGGGATATCATACAGGAGGGAGGTTTGGAGCTGAAATGCCTGGCCCCTGTTACTGCCTATAAAGAAGAGCCGGGAAATGGGGCGTCTATGGTTCTGGAAGCCAGGATGGGTGAGTTTGAGATGCTGTTTACTGGTGATATTGAGGGGGAGGGCGAGAGGCTTCTGGAACAAAGCGGCGCCCTTAAGGAGTATGATATTTTAAAAGCAGCGCACCATGGATCGAAAAATTCTGGGGCGGGAGAATTTTTGGCCCTGACAAGGCCAAAAGCCGTGTGGATTTCTTCCGGGACTGGCAACCGTTATGGGCATCCCCACAAGGAGGCTTTGGAACGCTTCGGCATATATACAGATTTTGTTTACAATACGCAGGACACAGGGGCGCTTACACTTGTGACAGATGGGAAGAAGCTTCGCCAGGAGGCATTTCTGAAATAA
- the argJ gene encoding bifunctional glutamate N-acetyltransferase/amino-acid acetyltransferase ArgJ, translated as MQMIKGGVTSAKGFEAAAAAAGIKYQDRTDMALIYSKKPCKTAGTFTTNVVKAAPVKWDGKIVHSGVKSQAIIVNSGIANACTGRKGLDYCRDTAEAAAKALGIDAEGVLVGSTGVIGMQLPVDKLKNGISKLAESKGKSSEKGTLAAKAIMTTDTFEKEIAVTIQVGGKKVTIGGMAKGSGMIHPNMCTMLSFITTDAAISRKALQKALSEDVKETYNMISVDGDTSTNDTVLLLANGMAKNEKIKYGTEDYKKFAEALHAVNEYLAKKIAGDGEGATALFEVKVDGAATKEKAKILAKSIVCSNLTKTAIAGHDANWGRILCAMGYSGVEFDPEKVDLYFQSKAGKIQIIQNGTAIDYSEEKATEILSQPEVTAIAEIKEGSESAIAWGCDLTHGYIDINADYRS; from the coding sequence ATGCAGATGATTAAAGGTGGAGTTACCTCGGCGAAGGGATTTGAGGCGGCAGCGGCGGCAGCGGGAATTAAATATCAGGACAGGACGGATATGGCTCTTATATATAGTAAAAAGCCTTGTAAGACAGCCGGCACATTTACCACAAATGTGGTGAAGGCTGCACCGGTGAAATGGGATGGGAAGATTGTGCACAGTGGCGTGAAATCCCAGGCAATTATTGTGAATTCGGGGATTGCTAATGCGTGTACGGGGCGTAAGGGGTTGGATTATTGCCGGGATACGGCGGAAGCTGCTGCTAAAGCGCTTGGAATAGATGCTGAGGGAGTTTTGGTTGGGTCTACAGGCGTCATAGGAATGCAGCTGCCAGTAGATAAGCTGAAAAATGGGATTTCAAAATTGGCGGAAAGTAAAGGGAAAAGTAGTGAAAAGGGAACATTGGCAGCTAAAGCAATCATGACTACAGATACATTTGAGAAAGAAATTGCGGTTACGATCCAGGTAGGCGGGAAAAAGGTCACTATTGGGGGGATGGCGAAGGGATCAGGCATGATCCACCCAAATATGTGTACAATGCTGTCTTTCATTACCACAGATGCTGCTATTTCCAGAAAAGCACTGCAGAAAGCGCTCAGCGAGGATGTTAAAGAGACCTACAATATGATTTCAGTGGATGGGGATACCTCCACAAATGATACAGTGCTTCTTTTGGCAAACGGTATGGCAAAAAACGAGAAAATAAAATATGGAACCGAAGATTATAAGAAATTTGCAGAAGCTCTCCATGCCGTAAATGAGTATCTTGCTAAAAAAATAGCAGGAGATGGGGAAGGGGCCACTGCATTGTTTGAAGTGAAAGTTGACGGAGCGGCAACGAAAGAAAAAGCTAAAATCCTGGCAAAATCTATTGTGTGTTCCAATCTGACAAAAACTGCGATTGCAGGACACGATGCAAATTGGGGACGCATTTTGTGCGCCATGGGGTATTCAGGCGTGGAGTTTGACCCAGAAAAAGTAGACCTGTATTTTCAGAGCAAGGCTGGCAAAATCCAGATTATTCAAAATGGGACAGCGATAGATTACAGTGAAGAAAAAGCAACAGAAATACTTTCACAGCCTGAAGTGACGGCTATTGCAGAAATAAAAGAAGGCAGTGAAAGCGCGATTGCATGGGGGTGCGATTTGACCCATGGGTATATTGATATTAATGCGGATTACAGAAGTTAA
- a CDS encoding DMT family transporter — MIGFFIALLSGALMSIQGVFNTQVTKTAGMWVSNAWVQLTAFLVCAVIWVCTGRDSITAIAKVEPKYMLLGGVIGAGITWTVIKSMSALGPAKAALLIVIAQLVVAYVIELMGLFGVEKEPLDWRKIGGLALALIGIAIFQWE; from the coding sequence ATGATTGGTTTTTTTATTGCCCTGCTCTCGGGCGCCCTGATGAGTATACAGGGAGTGTTTAACACACAAGTGACAAAAACAGCCGGAATGTGGGTCAGCAATGCATGGGTACAGCTTACCGCTTTTCTCGTCTGTGCGGTGATCTGGGTCTGTACAGGCAGGGACAGTATCACGGCTATTGCAAAGGTTGAACCTAAGTACATGCTCCTGGGAGGGGTGATAGGTGCAGGGATTACCTGGACTGTTATTAAGAGTATGTCGGCCCTGGGCCCTGCGAAAGCAGCCTTGCTCATCGTAATCGCGCAGTTAGTGGTCGCATATGTCATTGAACTTATGGGGCTTTTTGGAGTGGAGAAGGAGCCTCTGGACTGGAGGAAGATTGGAGGGCTGGCCTTAGCTCTAATCGGGATTGCCATTTTCCAGTGGGAATGA
- a CDS encoding response regulator transcription factor: MGKKILVVDDEKLIVKGIRFSLEQDGMSVDCAYDGEEALEYARNCEYDLVLLDVMLPKLDGFQVCQQIREFSDMPVVMLTAKSEDMDKILGLEYGADDYITKPFNILEVKARIKAIMRRTSKRKEPSGSTVIVKGAMKIDCESRRVFIGEREINLTAKEFDVLELLAMNPNKVYSRENLLNLVWGYDYPGDARTVDVHIRRLREKIETNPSEPKYVHTKWGVGYYFQG; the protein is encoded by the coding sequence ATGGGTAAGAAGATCTTAGTAGTAGATGATGAAAAATTAATAGTAAAGGGGATCCGCTTCAGCCTTGAACAGGATGGGATGTCAGTGGATTGTGCTTATGACGGCGAGGAGGCACTGGAATATGCCAGGAACTGTGAGTATGACCTGGTTCTTTTGGATGTCATGCTCCCCAAGCTTGACGGGTTTCAGGTTTGTCAGCAGATCCGGGAGTTTTCAGACATGCCCGTTGTCATGCTGACGGCCAAAAGTGAAGACATGGATAAGATTCTGGGATTAGAATATGGTGCCGATGATTACATAACAAAGCCTTTCAATATTCTGGAGGTTAAGGCCCGCATTAAGGCCATCATGAGGAGAACCTCTAAGAGAAAAGAGCCTTCCGGCAGTACTGTGATCGTCAAGGGCGCCATGAAAATAGACTGTGAGAGCAGAAGGGTGTTTATCGGGGAGCGGGAAATTAACCTTACAGCCAAAGAGTTCGATGTGCTGGAGCTCCTTGCCATGAATCCAAATAAGGTGTACAGCAGGGAGAATTTGCTGAATCTTGTCTGGGGGTATGATTACCCGGGGGATGCCAGGACAGTAGATGTACATATCAGACGCCTGCGTGAGAAGATAGAGACAAATCCGAGTGAACCCAAATATGTACATACAAAGTGGGGAGTTGGTTATTATTTCCAGGGGTGA
- a CDS encoding aspartate aminotransferase family protein: MVNSKIKAGEENLLHVYNRFPVALDYGDGMYVYDTEGRRYLDFAAGFAVTGLGYGNKELNDALKGQIDKIYHISNLYYHENCGEAAKELNRISGMDRVFFTNSGSEANEGALKAARRYAYTKNTGRYEFIAMENSFHGRSFGSVSVTGHNSYREPFEPVLPGVKFAEFNNLDSVKALVNDKTCAIILEPLQGEGGINLATQEFMEGIREICDENEILMICDEVQCGMGRTGTMFTWQGFGVKPDILTMAKAIGNGIPVGAFAMTEAVAAYSLRPGDHGATYGGNPLACTAVKKVIEIFERDQILEHVNQVSPYLERRLDELTEKIGCIVRRKGKGLMQGLEFNIPVSEVNKRTIQEGLLVIQAEGNVIRFLPPLILEEKHIDEMVEKLTKALS; this comes from the coding sequence ATGGTGAATAGTAAAATCAAGGCCGGTGAAGAGAATCTCTTACATGTATATAATCGTTTCCCGGTTGCCTTGGATTACGGGGACGGCATGTATGTGTATGACACAGAGGGCCGCAGATACTTGGACTTTGCAGCAGGCTTTGCAGTGACTGGCTTAGGGTATGGGAACAAGGAGTTAAATGATGCACTGAAAGGGCAGATAGATAAAATATACCATATATCTAATTTGTATTATCACGAGAATTGTGGGGAGGCTGCCAAGGAATTAAACCGGATTTCGGGCATGGACAGAGTTTTTTTTACGAACAGCGGCAGCGAGGCCAATGAGGGGGCGCTCAAGGCCGCAAGACGCTATGCATATACAAAAAATACAGGCCGGTATGAGTTTATCGCCATGGAAAATTCATTTCATGGACGTAGCTTTGGCTCCGTGTCTGTTACTGGCCATAATTCTTACAGGGAACCTTTTGAGCCTGTTTTGCCGGGCGTGAAGTTCGCAGAATTTAATAATCTGGACAGTGTGAAAGCGCTTGTCAATGATAAGACCTGTGCCATCATCTTGGAACCCCTGCAGGGTGAAGGGGGAATTAACCTGGCTACACAGGAGTTCATGGAGGGAATCAGGGAAATCTGTGACGAAAATGAAATTTTGATGATCTGTGATGAAGTCCAGTGCGGCATGGGCAGAACAGGCACTATGTTCACTTGGCAGGGGTTTGGCGTGAAACCGGATATACTGACTATGGCAAAAGCCATTGGAAATGGCATTCCGGTGGGCGCTTTTGCCATGACTGAGGCCGTAGCTGCGTATTCTCTGCGCCCTGGCGACCACGGCGCTACGTATGGCGGGAACCCCCTGGCTTGTACGGCAGTAAAAAAAGTGATTGAAATTTTTGAGAGGGATCAGATTCTGGAACACGTGAACCAGGTCTCCCCGTATCTTGAAAGGCGTTTGGATGAACTCACTGAGAAGATTGGCTGTATTGTCCGCAGGAAAGGCAAAGGACTCATGCAGGGGTTAGAATTTAATATTCCTGTATCAGAAGTGAACAAGAGAACCATTCAGGAGGGACTTTTAGTAATACAGGCAGAAGGGAATGTGATCCGTTTCCTGCCGCCCTTGATTTTAGAGGAAAAGCATATAGACGAAATGGTGGAAAAGCTCACAAAGGCTTTGTCCTGA